A section of the Pseudomonas tritici genome encodes:
- a CDS encoding F0F1 ATP synthase subunit delta translates to MAELTTLARPYAKAAFEHAQAHQQLASWSAMLGLAAAVSQDDTMQRVLKAPRLTSADKAATFIDVCGDKFDVKVQNFLHVVAENDRLLLLPEIAALFDLYKAEQEKSVDVEVTSAFALNQEQQDKLAKVLSARLDREVRLQVAEDATLIGGVIIRAGDLVIDGSIRGKLANLAEALKS, encoded by the coding sequence ATGGCAGAATTGACCACGTTGGCCCGACCTTACGCTAAGGCAGCCTTCGAGCACGCCCAGGCCCACCAGCAGCTGGCCTCTTGGTCAGCCATGCTCGGCCTGGCTGCAGCAGTGTCGCAAGACGACACCATGCAGCGCGTGCTCAAGGCCCCGCGACTGACGAGCGCAGACAAGGCCGCCACGTTTATTGACGTGTGCGGCGACAAGTTTGATGTGAAAGTGCAGAACTTCTTGCACGTCGTTGCCGAAAACGACCGTCTCCTGCTTTTGCCGGAGATTGCCGCTCTGTTCGACCTGTACAAGGCCGAGCAAGAGAAGTCGGTAGATGTTGAAGTGACCAGTGCTTTCGCATTGAACCAAGAACAGCAAGACAAACTCGCCAAGGTTCTCAGTGCACGACTCGACCGGGAAGTGCGCCTGCAAGTTGCGGAGGATGCCACCCTGATTGGTGGTGTCATCATTCGCGCCGGCGACCTGGTTATCGATGGTTCGATTCGCGGCAAACTCGCGAATCTTGCCGAAGCATTGAAATCTTGA
- a CDS encoding F0F1 ATP synthase subunit B, translating into MNINATIIGQSLAFLIFVVFCMKFVWPPVIAALHERQKKIADGLDAAARAARDLELAQDKAGQQLREAKAQAAEIIEQAKKRGNQIVEEAVEKARIDADRVKVQAQAEIEQELNGVKDALRAQLGALAVGGAEKILGATIDQNAHAELVNKLAAEI; encoded by the coding sequence GTGAACATTAATGCAACCATTATTGGTCAGTCCTTAGCGTTCTTGATTTTTGTCGTTTTCTGCATGAAGTTCGTATGGCCTCCGGTCATCGCAGCTCTGCACGAGCGTCAGAAGAAGATCGCGGATGGACTGGACGCTGCAGCCCGAGCAGCTCGCGACCTGGAGTTGGCCCAAGATAAAGCGGGTCAGCAACTGCGCGAAGCGAAAGCCCAAGCAGCCGAGATCATTGAGCAAGCCAAGAAACGCGGTAACCAGATTGTTGAAGAGGCTGTTGAAAAAGCCCGTATCGACGCTGACCGTGTGAAGGTTCAGGCTCAGGCCGAGATCGAGCAGGAACTGAACGGTGTCAAAGATGCGCTGCGTGCCCAACTGGGTGCTCTGGCCGTCGGCGGTGCTGAGAAGATCCTGGGCGCCACAATCGATCAAAACGCGCACGCGGAGCTGGTTAACAAACTGGCTGCTGAAATTTAA
- the atpE gene encoding F0F1 ATP synthase subunit C, whose translation METVVGLTAIAVALLIGLGALGTAIGFGLLGGKFLEGAARQPEMVPMLQVKMFIVAGLLDAVTMIGVGIALFFTFANPFVGQLAG comes from the coding sequence ATGGAAACTGTAGTTGGTCTAACCGCTATCGCTGTTGCACTGTTGATCGGCCTGGGCGCCCTGGGTACTGCCATTGGTTTCGGCCTGCTGGGCGGCAAATTCCTGGAAGGCGCCGCGCGTCAGCCAGAAATGGTTCCAATGCTGCAAGTTAAAATGTTCATCGTCGCCGGCCTGCTCGACGCCGTGACCATGATCGGTGTTGGTATCGCTCTGTTCTTCACCTTCGCGAACCCTTTCGTTGGTCAACTCGCCGGTTAA